In Aurantimicrobium minutum, the following proteins share a genomic window:
- a CDS encoding iron chaperone: MAKFESVEDYLNSLESPKHETLRAVIRAIETHFPEAEFKLAWNVPQVQIQGKYVFGMSAAKNHLSLAPWSEAVMAELAPRLAGYETTKGLIRIPVDWDVDQQLIADMISARMAELGI, translated from the coding sequence ATGGCAAAGTTTGAGAGCGTCGAGGACTACCTCAACAGTTTGGAAAGCCCTAAACACGAAACTCTGCGAGCTGTTATCAGGGCCATCGAAACACATTTTCCCGAAGCTGAATTCAAACTCGCATGGAATGTTCCCCAGGTTCAGATTCAGGGCAAATACGTCTTCGGCATGTCTGCAGCAAAGAACCATCTTTCACTGGCGCCCTGGAGTGAAGCAGTCATGGCAGAGCTTGCTCCACGACTAGCTGGCTATGAAACCACCAAAGGCTTGATTCGTATCCCGGTTGATTGGGATGTTGATCAGCAGCTCATCGCTGACATGATTTCGGCTCGAATGGCCGAACTCGGAATTTAG